From the Drosophila willistoni isolate 14030-0811.24 chromosome 2L unlocalized genomic scaffold, UCI_dwil_1.1 Seg168, whole genome shotgun sequence genome, the window CCGACCACAAACTGAGGCTATAAACCTCATTGATTTCAACTATCAGATAGTGCAATTCTTGCACCATTTCCACTGCCTCACGTAGACGTTGATCTCGGATCTGTGGCTTGGGGAACTTCCAGTTAAGAAAATTTCTATTCAGGATCTGCTGCAAAAGTCGGAACCGTATGGTCAATAGTTCGGCCAGACGCATGTGAATATAGCCCGTGAAATGTGGTCCTCCGGTTACCACAATGTAACAAAGAGCTGCTACCAGAATCAGTAGTATTTGTTGTCCACCAGAGATGAGGGCTAGTCCTCTGGTTATAGCCCCCACATAGAGGAGGCTTATTATTGTTAATAGAACAACATTTTTTCTCAACAATTTGCGGTAATTGAGATTTGCTCCGAAATCCCTTATCAGTCTTTTGTCCACTTTGGCCATCCGTGTATAGATAGACAAATGTCGCCAAGCTGATAACTGCAGTGTCATCATGGTGACCACAAAGACCATGGTGGACATGACCAGTTCGAGGCCGACAATACTCAACACCAAGTTGTCCATTTCCAGGACCCGAGAGCGGAGATCACCGTCCAACATTATGAAGACGAGAGAACCGAAGAGCCCAAATATGATCAGAAATGCAAAGACTATGGAATAGATGCGTGACCATAAGCTGATCTCCAAGTGGAAGAACCCATTGCAGCACATAAAGAACTGAATGTCACAAATGAATCTAACGCAATCGTAGAAAGTGTTTGGCTCcggaaagaaaaagagaactGTCATCTCGCTGGCTATTCGAATGCGCGACTGAAACGTGATTTGTGAAACAAATTGGTAAAATGTCCATGAAAGTAATTAGTCGCAGCCATTAGGATGTAATTAAGTAATTGAACGGCATTGGAAATCGGTCAGTAAACTGATAAGTGACAAATAAATTGTCACAAATTAGACACACAAATCAGAAAATGTCTCAATACGTGCTGGGTTAATATAAATCCTAAACAAATGAGTACTTACAATTGAAgaatatgcaaatgaaattaGTAACAGAATTTAATGTCGTAATCTTTAAGAATGACTGCGGACTCATTGTCCCGCCGCCCACATCATTATTATTGTCATCTTCCATCTCCATGTCAACACCCGCCCCCAGGCCACCTCCGTCTTGGTCTGGGAAGGTATTGCATAATTTacaatttggccaaaaagcGGAAATATTGACATGGATGAAGTATACAAAGGGCCCAGCCAGAAGTCCATATCATTGTCGTCGGCTGTTGCcttaattaattaaacttGATTAACGGAAATTTTATGATTGTCCGAACGACAGCAGGCGGCAATCAATCATGACTCCTTCTTGTCTGTCGGCATCCTCCCCCTCGTCTGCTGTTAATTATTTgccattaaatatttatgaatgtCCCAAAACTTTCTGAAAGCCAGTGTAAAATTAATTAGGCAATTGATCTACAAAACAATTGAcagccaaaaaccaaaaaaaaagaatacacCGTAAGTGTACAAGAAAGCGATAAATGAATTCATTTTTCCATCTTACTTGAGTTTCAGggaatttattttactttttagttCGTCAGTCAATATACCAAGAACTTTTCAAGACTATTCCAAAAAAGTACCTCATTCTCGGTCTCTTACATGTCCTTTAGCCTTAAAAAatctttctttcatttcttaAAATCCAGTCCTTGTCTATCTGATCTCTTttcatgtatgtatgcatcCTGGCAtcttattaaattttgttcaTGATTAACACTTTTTAGTCTTCCCAAGTTTTTAAGGGAGGTAACTCAACATTTGTCTAATGGTTTGGGGCACCAAACTTCATTTAAACATTCGATTGATTAGttgtcaatatttaaattttaaaattaaaaaataacttGATCTAGACTTGtatccatacatatgtatctggTTGTGAGAGTTTTAAATGGAATAATAATTGACAGCgagaattaaataaagaaataaaaaagtgtAAAGTAGTATTTCTTAGGCTATTGTACATCTATACAATACCATATGTAAAAAGTATACTTTAATTATATGCATTTATCAAAAGAttattttttctcattttgcaACTGCctgaatttatttatagatttCCCCTGGTCAGTAAATCAATTTTTCTATGTCaaacaaaatgccaaaattTGTTGCCTTCTCCTCCAATCTCCATCAAACCTTGACAGCTGACAATCTAACTGGCTGACTGATTGACTCTCTGACATgtacaaataataataataataaaaaaaagatctggcgaaacaaaacgaaacactTCTCGACCCTATTCAATTAACGTTAATTTAAAATGCCAACACATACATATCCGAGCTGTGATTGTTCTCGTCTCTTCAattgccacaaaaaaaaaaatgctaacCCAAAAATTTACACATGACCCCttatcaaaaatgttgttttgtttgtcaAGTTTGTTGATTTGCcagtttttgtgtgttggcTCGGGTTCGAAATGTGTATGAAAGGAAAACATAATACAAATGGGGACGAAATTCTCGATATATAATCTCACCATAAgtgttaaatttttgttaaaagttTTTCCAATATGAAAGGACCAACTTTATTCAAACTTGAATATCTACTATCTATAGAAGTCATTAACAagtaaattaataaatgaGACCCTCAAAGTTTTAAAGCCATCTAATTCTTAAAGATTTGTATTACTATCAAAGAGTAAAAAGAAGTCCCATTAATACTCCAAGATTCCGCAAGTTTCTGTAAATTAGATAAAATCGGCAATCAGCGCTTATTTTATGCTCTTGATGTTAAAGTTAAGATCTGCAGACTTACTTTTGCACTTGAATTATCGTCGAAATAATGAATCTATATTATACGTTAATCGATTTCGATGAAAATCGATAAATGCATATGCCGGGATGCTGGAAAAGTTGGGGCAATAACGAAAGTATTGTTGAAAAATATAAACGTTAAATTATGCTTTTGTTCAGCACAATTAAGTGGAATAAAAGTTGaccatgttgttgttgttgttgttgtttttcacTAACATTTAAATTGCGCCATAAAGCGAAACGTTACAATAGGCTCATAAATTTGCTGCGATGCAACTTATAACAATTGGGCCATAAAGGACAGGGCCAAATGGCTCTGCATTGATTGGATACACACTTTACACACATTCATACATAAATGCCTCGATGTGTCCCATGAAAAGTCAGTCAAATGCCAAGGCGGCcatcaaaaagaaaagctCCTCCATCCAGCTGATTCATTGTACTTACCCCTCTTGTAATATTAACAAGTATTGCATGCATCAAGGCGTTTAATGTTAACGAGCCAATAACTGCACTCGCTTCCTTTATAAAAATACTCACTTTTACACAAGCATACATCCAAACATGCATGTGTTTGTGTATCGTTTGTGTGTATATTCAAGTGTTATCATCATGGCTATTGGAAAATGCCCACGTCCGCCATGGCAAACGATATCGCCGACATCTTTTCGACCATGCTGCCGAGGCCCATGTCGATGCTGACTCTGATGTTGGCATTGCATGCCCGTTTGGCTTGAAGCATGAAACCCATTCGAGCATGCCATGTACAGATACCTATACGAAAAAGAAGGCGAAAGTTCA encodes:
- the LOC6652183 gene encoding putative gustatory receptor 57a — translated: MTVLFFFPEPNTFYDCVRFICDIQFFMCCNGFFHLEISLWSRIYSIVFAFLIIFGLFGSLVFIMLDGDLRSRVLEMDNLVLSIVGLELVMSTMVFVVTMMTLQLSAWRHLSIYTRMAKVDKRLIRDFGANLNYRKLLRKNVVLLTIISLLYVGAITRGLALISGGQQILLILVAALCYIVVTGGPHFTGYIHMRLAELLTIRFRLLQQILNRNFLNWKFPKPQIRDQRLREAVEMVQELHYLIVEINEVYSLSLWSAMGHDFTLSTSELYIIFGRSVGIDPTEGADPDDLSNGTRIVLAYVALCMLPPFYKMLIAPFYCDRTVQEARQCLHLIEQLDNWYPANREIHNLVEALMKWRRESQIKFKSGLDVVLDKTVISLFTSTVFNYLLILIQFSMTQKMGEQIEQQKIALQDWIGS